DNA from Thunnus maccoyii chromosome 21, fThuMac1.1, whole genome shotgun sequence:
TAGCCCTCAGAGCAGTGTTGCAACATATATTCCATGAACTCAGAAAATCATGTTAAgcaatgtttaaaaagtatCACTATTACACAGATGGCTAAAATCAAATTTGAATCACAGTACTTCAAAGACGTCTGAGATAGCACAGTACATCAAAGTGGCCGCATATATTTActcagatgtttttaaatgttagaTGATAATTCCAAAATGGTGAGTATCATCTTCCATCAATCAAACATCATAATGAagacatgtatgtgtgtgtactatTGTTTCATAAACCTTATAAGTTGTGTAAAGAAAACTGTATAAGCAGTTACCTAACTGCACCAGAGACAGCAAGGATGTAAGCACAACCCTCTGCTCCGGTCTTGCTCTTTACTCGGCTCCAAAGTCGCTCTTTTCATTGATGTGTGAttaaaaaaggcttaaaaaggCAGttttaaatgagatttttttagGTTACCTCCAAGGTTAACAGCTTCAGGTTAATGGCTTActtgaaaaaaggagaaaaacgttctcatttccttttttatgtttcCCTTCACAAGGACATCTGTGCATGATGTAATCAGTCCAATCAACTACTCTGCAAGCCAGATTTTTTGCACCAAAGAAAATAACACTCAGATTTCTGAAGAAAATTGCATAAATGATTCAAACACCGGGAACTGCTGTGTTTAAATCATACTAATGTTAATGGTTTTAATGCTAGATGGATTTAGAGATTagataaaacaaaagtcagaaGAACTGCACGCAGcacaatattattttttttattgaagtgTTTCCATGGACTATTTGCACAATTGAAGCTCAGCTCACAGAGTTAGTTTGCATTCATTGgatgattaaatgatttattaattcACAGTATTAGTGCAAAAGTAGAAGAATAagtattttaacagttttttttaaatataggACTGTCTGGGAATGGCTAGATTCCCTTTGTTCCACATTCTGATGTaactttttggcttttaaaCACAATCAAAGAGCCTTTATAGGATGTAGCACCAGCATCTTATACTATTAACACATTCTACCAATACCACATGCCAAAAGATCCGCCTAATCTTAATTGAAAGAATGTCAGATTTATTTAAATTGAGTACTTTCTCAACGATTTAAGCCATGAAAACAGAATATACTGCCAAAAAAGCATCCATCTTAAGTCCTTGTTCATATCTTTAGTCTTAAAATCAAGTTAAGACAAATCCACTTATGGTAGGCTAATTCTACAAACAAgagtaaaacaagaaaattaaagatttcactgaaaaaaattgTTCTTCCAACTGGccatttataacatttttttatttatataaaaataaacatttttaagactGAATATCTGTTGAAAAAAGACTTAAGATGGacgttttttgttttctcattttcccATTTTCTGTACCTTAACCACATACTGCATACATgggaagaaaaacactttttgtcaTGGTGTTACAAAAAAACCTCCTAATGACCCTAATGTTGATGTAGCACATTATGTCTTTgctacaatatttttttaatttagagtATACCATCCATGATCAGACTGATGGCCATACTCATTAAATCATATTGAATTTTACATTGAAGCTTGGTGCACTGCAGGATAGGGAATTAATGTTTCATCTAACTTGCGTATTTTCAACATGTACAGCCGTAACACCATGTGTAATGTAACAGTGAAAAAGATCAAAATTCAAGTTGATATACCAGGACATGTATGCAAAATATGGATATTTAGAAGAAAACATGTTCTAATGTACAAAACCTCCAAAAAATTGATCTATCAGCATATTCATAGTATCAGTTGCAGGTGTGTAATTCCTGGGGCCAGCAGTAGCTAACACTATATTACAATAGCATGCATTTCAACCTGAGTTTGTCCAAAAATATACAACGTCATCAGACACTTATATCTCAATAAAAACCTATGGCATAAACAGGTATTGAGCTTGTTCATTTGGGCTGTGTTGGGTTATTCTTAAATGAAAAGCTAGCCCCCTCTTGTGGACAAGACTGGGACAGTAGATCAAGCTTTAACCTTATCCACTCCCAAATAAAAAACCTCTCTACAgagatgaaaatgcataattATTATGGCATAGAAAATATTACTTTGTATCCTATgatatttatgtttcatttaaaaccaACACAAGTACACTCatagcaaacaaacacacgcacaaagcagtgcccacacacacattgctcTACGTTGACAAATTGttaaacagactgaaatataaatcaataaataggGGCTTTGAATATCTGAACTATAAACTACTACATTACATGAGTCCTTCAGTTATCACACAATATAGCTGCAAGCATAGTGTTCTACTTAAATTAACATCTTCATTATCAATATCACCAAATTAAACAAGTGCTATTTTTTGGTTAACACTTGCTTTCAAATCATCGTGACACCCCTCTTTCAGCACTTGCCTGTAATTGTGTTCCCTTTTCATTTACTTGCACATCGAAGTCATCCCTCTATTCAAGTTCTTTTTAGTAGTAACTGAGGCTTCTGGGCCCGGATGGGCTCCAGCActgaaatgtaaacacaaatgaaaaagttCCCTAAAAACACTACACTGTGTTCTCACAGCCTTGACCAGTATTCAGTGACGTGTTCTAACAACCAACCTGAGCAGCTAAGATTTAAAACAAACCTTCTATTTCATTGTTCATGCAAAATTATAACATTTAGGTACATTTTGGTACTTTCTTTAAACTATCCATTTGAAGGTTGTTCTCGTAGTAGGGCATTTGGGACTGATCATCATGGCTTTGTGGCCTTGTTCTTCCAGGAATGTTATATGCTTACATGGAAATCCTGTTTGGCTCCTAGTTAGTGGTCTCAAAGAACATGAAatcctgtgaaaaaaaaaagaattaatagaaaagcaaaaacattaaattgacATTGATCTAATGCCTAATTGCACTAAAAAAATGTCAGCCAAGGTGTTTCACTGCCAAATTGACTGTGAAAACTGCGCtgacattttagcattttagcaaATGTGACTGGTACTACTACAGCTCTGACAAGCTGTTTTGCATTTGTCATGATTGGGGTGGTTTCAGGTCACATTTCCCACAAAATGTTGGCTAAGTGGTACATTAAGTGGTAGGTACATGGTTTTTACGACTCCCAGCAAGGAGGTCATATAAGGCTACTGCATCTGTAATAGCCACATTCTGGTGGCAGAATGTACAGGAAAGTAACTTTACAAGTAAACatgttacttttactttcaaCAATTAAAGACACATAAAATGTTTCACTTACAATGAGAAAACATGCGCCGATCATAACAGCCTTCATTCTCACGTCCAGATCCATGGGAAACTGGATGCCGAAGTTGTCTGAATCTGTGAATGCTTCCCGAAGAAGTCCCGTCCACTGTTTACTGATTTTCCCAATCTTACTGACTTCATCCATTGTCAAAATCTGGAAAAACAGTCACCAACGAGAAAAATTGCTGACATGTGTTGCATTAGGATACAGATCAATCCGTAGACTTGTTTAGTTTTATTGGAGGGAGACCATGGAAGAATTCATCTCATCCAATTCCAGCTTTTTGCCCACTGCCACACTAACTTCAGTTTTGTATCCCCAGTAATTACTTCAAAGCCAGCAAGGGAGGGACCGGGATGGTAATATCATGCTTCAGTTACCCCTCCTCTGGGTCTGGTAAAAGGTCTGTATCACTGACCCAAATCCCTTTCACAGCTCAATCTAATAAAACCAGCTGAGCCATGGAACAATAGCCACACTATACCACACAAGAGCATGCCCTGTGCCATGGTTTCATCCAGGCCTTGGCCCGCTCTGATTGGAAACATATTCCCTGCTTCAGAGCACGAGGTGGATCCCTTACAAAAAAATGTCCGGAGGGTAAGAATGGATAATGTTTTCACAAATTTAAGGGATTTCTGTGTTTAGATCATAAACCCACCTCAAAGTCAACATCTGGAAGGCAGCTCCATCCACAGAAGGGCCCATGGATCTTCAGTACAGGCTCGTTGTGTTCGTTCGCAACGATGAATTTAGGGGAGAACGGGTGCCACTGTTGTATAATGTACCCTACTGTGTTACCTGGGGGAGCCTGCACCTCCAGCTGAGTGAGAGATTGTAGGAGAACAGAGTGTGATTTGTAGTCATATCctcagaagaaaatgttttagagGGACACGTAGAACTAGAGGATGTGAAGTGTAAACACTATGttgtggtggaaaaaaacaaccttgaAGACTGTTATTTCATAGACACAAAGTCTCTCAGAGAGGTTCACTCACCTCTTGTAGACAACAAGGGAAGAAGCAGGACATGCACTTAAGTGGCCTGGTGACGGTGATGACTTCCTGTCCAAAATTGTCGAGGACGTGGATGGTGAAGGAGCGCATGGGGCCACAACACTGTCGACTCAGACAGTCATTCTCCTCTACAGCGTAGAACACATTCTGACCCATGACGTTACGTACTTCATACTTGTTGTTGCTCTCGAAACCCACAAGAGCTGTTTGGATGAACAATACGTGACAAGCTGTTATTACTAAACCTGCACTGAACAGAGCTAGCAGCAAAATTGTTGGCatgtttacatactgtactgtaccttCAACAAGCTCAACTTTCTGTTTGATGAGTAGCTGATCCACCTAGAAAACAAACCCAGATAGGGAatttttaattttgctttcCTTTTCTCCACAAATTCTGCAGTTCAGTGAGTGAGAGTAGGTGTTTTGAAAAACTGTTGGCATCAACATACTCCCATTGTGTAGCTGGCCACTAAAACCGCATTCTAGTGTGGGCTGCTGAGCTAGCTTAAAATAGAGTAGTTATACACATGCAGTAGAGGCACTTCTTTTTCAGCGGACCTATATATTCTATTTTGGtggacatacagtactgtggaaaggttttaggcacttgagatgtttagattcttatccataatgcatCACCATCAGGGAGGGGTCTGACCattcccaaatttattctgcagcatgaccacaaccccaaacatacagccagagtcataaagtactatcttcagcaacaaggagaacaaggagtcctgcagcagatggtttGGCTCCCACAAAGCCCTGATCTCAACCTTATGGAGTtagtctgggattacatgaaaagacagaagcaactgaagCAGCCTAAATCCACAACTTCTCCTTCAACTTCTCCATGC
Protein-coding regions in this window:
- the si:ch73-206p6.1 gene encoding phospholipid scramblase 1, whose protein sequence is MNMYAVPSPGIPGCPPGLEYLTQVDQLLIKQKVELVEALVGFESNNKYEVRNVMGQNVFYAVEENDCLSRQCCGPMRSFTIHVLDNFGQEVITVTRPLKCMSCFFPCCLQELEVQAPPGNTVGYIIQQWHPFSPKFIVANEHNEPVLKIHGPFCGWSCLPDVDFEILTMDEVSKIGKISKQWTGLLREAFTDSDNFGIQFPMDLDVRMKAVMIGACFLIDFMFFETTN